The DNA sequence ATCTATTAGCTCATGTGAAATTGGTCTGTGATGTAGCTGGAGGATGTACGGAAGACTGCAAATACTGCTCACAATCATCCTCCTACAAAACACCCACCAAAGCGTCCCGTCTTGTCGATATTGATCCCGTCATAAAAGCCGCCagagaagccaaagccaatGGAAGTACGCGGTTCTGTATGGGAGCTGCATGGAGAGATTTGGCAGGCAGGAAATCGGGTTTTGAGAAGATCTTGAAAATGATCACTGAAGTTAggggtatgggtatggaaggtgagtcgcctcTCCCATGGCACAATAGAACTAGAGCTGACTAACACTCAATTGCCCAGTTTGCACGACCCTGGGAATGCTCTCGCCTGAACAAGCTAGACGATTGAAGGAAGCTGGTCTCAGCGCATACAACCATAACCTCGACACGTCCAGAGAATTCTATcctgaggtgagtcagctacGACGCAACACCTTTTTGGTCacagtgaagctgatgaaatGTACATCGACGCAGGTGATCACATCTCGAACGTATGACGAACGATTAGCGACTATTGAGGCTGTCCGAGAGGCGGGTATTTCAGTCTGTTCAGGTGGTATCCTGGGTTTGGGAGAAcaggatgaagatcgagTGGGATTGATACATGAAGTCTCCAGGTGAGCTAGTTCTGAAGCGTTTTGAAGCCCTATAGCCTAGCTGACAGTTGTACGTGCGTAAGATTACCACAACATCCGGAATCTTTTCCCGTTAACACCCTTGTACCAATCGAGGGGACTCCTTTAGAAAAAAACGACGTGAGCCAGCTGTGTTAAATAGGATTCTGATCCAGACAGCTGACAGTGTATCTTGTAGCCCGTCAAAGTCCACACTGTACTCCGAACTATCGCAACTGCCCGGATAGTCATGCCCAAGACCATCATCAGATTGGCAGCTGGACGACACACGTTCTCAGAGACTGAACAAGCTATGGTGGGTTGTTAACGGCTTCGACCTCCTCCCATGATGTATCCTGTATCTCAGTGCGAATTGCTTATAGCTGACTCAATTGCAACGCTTAGGCATTCATGGCTGGAGCCAACGCCATTTTTACCGGGGAGAAGATGCTCACCACCCCTTGCTCGGGATGGGACGAAGATAAAGCTATGCTAGGTCGATGGGGGTTACGAGGTCAACGATCattcgaagatgctgaatCAGTAGCTACGCCCATGATGACCAAGGAACAACAAGCCTTACATGGTGTAAGCTACTAATCGCAGTAAGCAGGAAGGAGCACGAAAAGACGGAACAACGTTCATTTGAGTGGATCTGTGGATTAGATCGGTCCGGACAATATAGGAGAGATCTTGTATATATGCATTAGAACTGCACATGAGGTGAGACATCACGTCTTACATGCAAAGCTCTGACTAATAACGCGCCGTTACTGAAAACCTCGATTACGAGCAAGAATTCCGATTCGGACTAATGATACTAACGAACAACGAACGATTAATTCGAGTGACGAGTGACTTGGAGTGATCCTTGACTTGCCTCTCGGTCCCTGACAATTTACTCATACCGATCAATCACTTGATACTGGCGACCACTGCAAAGTGCGGAATTCTGAGGAACAGCAAAACACTGGAATTGCAGAATCGATAATCGAGTATGCGTTATGCTATGCAATTGAcactccttctccttcctctcatACCCtcgcctttccttctttaACGTTCCCTAGTAGCTGAAGCTCTCGTAGATTCTCAACACAATCTCGGGTGATGAACAGATGCTGGCATCTGTCCTCCATTCACCCCGCTCACCCTTCATCGCCTCCTAGCCCATCGAttccccatcatcatcatcctcgccTTGTCCTGAGGCAACGATTCCCCAGGGAAGAAATTAGGCGTGTGGAATCTGACGCTCGAGTGCAATTGGGAACTTGCCGAAGCCCCGATAGGTAGATTGTGTAATCGACATCCCCAAGAAAGGACAAAAGACCAAACCCCACCCATTCACAGCCGAAAAAGCGAGAGTGCAAAGAAAGCCTTCGATAGGCAGAATGCTACCTCATCCCTCCCGCTTAAAGCGGCGCCGAAACCGAAACAACATCTCGCTATTGCCATTGTTACCGTTATTATTACCTCGCACTCTGTTTGTGGGAGGAAGGAGACACCCTTACCCCAatgctgaggaggaagatggataCCCCCCAGACGACGATTATACTCATGGCAACGACTATGGTCCTTTTGATCATGACGAAGATCCAGCGCACAGTGAACCTGAAGATGCAAGTGCGATTGCGAGTTCTAGCCTGGGACCGGGTGATGTTGGCATGCCAGCTACTACGAATCACGATAACAATGCCGATAATTCTAACGAGTTCAAGTGGATTTCTCCCTCAGGTGGGGATACCTTACCTTCTGGTCAATCTATGACCGTCACTTGGTGAGTTCGCAGAAagtcttcaacttcaaatcAGACGAAGTTCTGTGTTTCATTTGAAGGTGTATGGGTTTTGGGGTCATTTCGAGGACGTCCGGATGTTTATTCTGTAGTTGATctgctgatactgatactgatactgacaATGCCTCGCACCTTATTTATAGGTCATCATCAAACACCTTGCACTCCCCCTCGATATCTTTATGTACATTCGACCCGAAATCCAATACTCCCGATTGCGGGGGAGAGACCTGGCCTGCGGTCCGGGGGAATGCCGAAGGTACTTTTTCAGCGATTGTGTGAGTCATCTTTCACACCCTAATCCATCTTTCTCAGCTcgaaaagaaagagatcaatACCTATCAAAAGTATGGAGCACTGACTCGTTCAATACGACAATACGACAATACGACAATACGACAATACGACAATACGACAATACGACAATACGCATTCGTTAGAACAATGCCGGTCATTTCGCAATCTATCGAAAAACTGTATCTATCCTTAAATTCCGATGGACAGATGTTCAATTCGCCAGTATTTGGTGTTCAGGGAGATAGTGGTGTACCCAATGGTAAGTCCCAGAATCACcgaaaagctgattgtgtCAGTcgatcagcaagctgatgaagatgacgtGTTCTCATTGGGACAGCATACCTCGCTTCGCCTGTATATCCCAGTACGATTCCCACAGCTTCAGTGATTGGTACAGCTCCGACACTGACACCGACACCCCTGTCGGAGACTGTCAGTGCTAGTGGGATCGAGGAGGTATCATCGAGTACCAAGAGCATCATTGATACCGGATCAACAATtacaaaagccaaaagcaCTATCAGAGGTGAGTAACAACGCCAGAAGGTAGAGCGTTAATGTGCAAGACTGACGGAATGTAATGATTCCTATTAACAACTCTAACCCACGCGACCAGCTTCAAACCCAGTGTCATATGGAATGTCAGCTTACCCTTCGGTGACCCGACTCCAAACTCAAACTCCAGCTCAAGTTCAGATGCCACTACAAGTCTCTGCGACAGCTGGCACCCCTTTGTCGATGTTCACGCAGACAGTCGCTGTCAATCCGACGTTCGCCCCTgatccaaatccaaatcccGCTGCGTTAATCGGGAGCACCACGACCGGCACAGCGAGAACGAATACGATGGCTAAGGAACCCAACGTCAAAGCGATCGCTCTACCCATCTCGATCTGCGGCCTAATCTTACTGGCCGCTCTGATATACTGTGCCAGATCGAAAATGTTCCGAAAGACCGGGCTGGGCCAGGggtcaagtcaagatgttgaGAAGAATTGGCAGGATGCGATCAAGGAAAAAGCAGCTTCGGGCAAACCGTTCTCCATGCAGAAATCAAACAGCGGgttgagagtgagtgataCACAAGGCGTGGAAGTGAGAGAACggagggagaaagagcagGAGAGAGATGGGTTGGATGATGTGCCTACTCTGGGATATAAAGGACGACGTCGCTTAGATAGAGATAGGCGGGATGTCGTGTACGATAGGAACGGGGTGGGAGacagagaagagaggttCACGCAGATTCCCAGAGTGGATTATGAACGTGCAGGTAAGGGCGGATTTTATCGCACGTACAACGCAGACGGGGATCATTACCgggagagaggaagagacgaagatggacacAGGCGACATCACAGACACAAACATCGACGTGAGAGTGAGAGGCAGCggcagaaggagagggacAGGGAGCTCGTCAATCATGATTACCCATCCGACTATCCAAACAGGGACGACTATCTggaaggaagatcgaaggaTAGCCAATCAAGGTCGTATCGAGATTATTACTCGACACATAGGAGATCGTCAACTGGGATAGGCGGGATATacgatgatcgtgatcgtgatcgcGATCGCGATCGACCGACGTATGATTCGTATGGATCACATTCCAgcaacaccaacagcagtagcagtagcaaGAGGAGACCTTTGCACGATATGTATCTTGATCGCCACGACATGCGGTACTCACGATCGGAATCAAGAGAATCGGGAATCAATCTGAATCGGAGTCAACATCGATCGACTGATACTGAAAGACCATCGACTCGTACGTTGTATGaaccacctcatcctccccGTGCACGTCCACCAATTGGAAGAGGTAATGAATCGTACGTTGGCGAATTATCCAACCCATTCGatccccctcttcctccaatttcgacatcaacaacgcGAAGAATGTCCAGTAGACCGCTCCCTATACCAGGTCAGATCGGCGTTGGGGTTGCTGCGGAACCCATTATACGCAGTTCCACCGGgtcgtcttcctctgattCCCAGAGGACGTTGGCTGAGTTGGAAGATTATGAGGGAATGATCAGACAGAAGAGTTGTGCTTTACCGCATATCAGTGGTGGCCTGAGGGATGATGCGCCGTACGCGTACGTCAGGCAAGGTCATAGGCAAGAACACACAGGAAGAGATAGTCATAGAGCCAGGGGGAGGGACAGGGAAAAGGAacgggaaagggaaagggaattCGAGAGTGATACGGAAGCAGGATGGGATTTGGCGAATGAGGGGCGATATAAGACTGGAGACGAGGGTATGGGGGAGTTGTATGAGAGTTTGAGAAGAGCTATACAGCGGACATAAGACAGGGACGTGAGGTCAGTGAGCTGTCGTTTCTTGCTGTCAAAAGCCCTGGAGTTTTTGTAGGAGTTCAGATGAGGCGACGATAGTGAATTGGCATTCGAAATCGTCGTCATGAGTTCGCATTTTCATGTGCAGACACGTTAGTAATATACTGTACTGGATTGTAAGGTGTATTCCATCATGTagctcaatctcattgaAGTACCCATTCACTATCCTGCATCGTACCAATTCTAGCTCCGCTCAATAGCCTCTTTCAGCCGTTTTTCCAATCTATCTCTCCCGCTCAAACGCTCTTTCAGATCCAACACAGGGAAAATCAATCTTCTGATGAGTTTAGACAATTCACTTTCCCCCTGAATTACCCATAGAAGTCTTTTAGCTTCGTGTATTATCGGATCATTGCGCTTGGACAGAGCAGCTCTGTACTGGCATAGCAGAGTATCGAGTGTCTGGGTCTCTGTCTGTGTCTTCGGATCCGTTCTGACCTCTGTCTTTGTGCTCGTCTTCATGTTTGTCTCTTCGTGATCCTCATTCTCGCGCCAGTCCCAATTATCTGAAGCTACTTTTCGGGAGACGTACTGtacatcagctgacattccGTGAAAGACTACGTGTGACTCAATGTCTTCCATCGACTATGTTATTTATGCCATGTCAAATGTCTATGAAACCGGGACACCCACCACTCCGGCTCTCCTCCAAGTATCCCTCCAGCATCTCAACCAACCTTACCGAATCTGCGATCGCGCTCCCCGTGCCACTTCCGCAAAAAGGTATAGTCCCATGCGCAGCATCTCCTATCAGTActattcttccttcgcctccGAACGTCTTTGATAAGCTATACAGCTTGAACTCTTTCCTTTTTGACCATTCTTCGGAGGTTTCTAGATCCCGCAGAAATTTCGAGTGGACAGAAGGTTCACTGGGGTTTTTGGTTTCCTCCTTGGTCAGTTTCGTATCATGTTCTGTAGTGAGCCATTTGGAGGGGACAGTCACAGCGACGTATACACCACTAGATCTTGGTGGGATCTCATTGTCAGTTGGTTTAGCAGTATTAGATTTCATATCGATATGCGAGCCTTCGTCAGTTCTGCTCTTCGTGGCAGCCTTGATGTCGTTGTTGAGTGGTGATGAATCAGACACAACACTGATTTTCGTATTTCTGGTGATGCTAACTGAATTCGAAGTCGAAACTTCCAAAGCACCTTCTTCCGTTGCGTGAGTATCCTGCTTCCGATCAGCATGGGGCATTTGTCCTTTGTGGTCAGCGGACCTAGGGTTAAGGGGGATCATAGTCGCCGAGAAACTCTCGCCGTATATGGAATTGATACCGTACGGATCACTGATCCATTTCAGTACTTCCGGAGAAGACGTGCGGGTATTGATCACTGTCCAAGGTAATTTCTCGAGCATGTCTCTATTCTCAAGTCGAGGCTtcgtctctttctccctctgaTGAATATGGCGTGGACCAGCCTCGGACAAGAGATGACGTATGGAGGAGAACATCCCATCTGCGCCTGTATAATAAATGTACGGCCAAGTCGAAAATCATCGGTAAGCTAGATCGAGCTGGTGCCCCATAGTCCGTAGACAAGCTGAAACGTTGTATTTCGAGTAGAGTATCTCTGCTGAGTCGTTTGCTGGGATAGATGATGGCAACGCTGCTCACCAACAACCAGATTCGCCACCATTTCTTCCTTATTATCAAGAACGACCCGCACTCTCTTTTTGCCATTTTCCTCGATCTggatcatctccttcacctgTCTCCCGTACTCTACCTCGTCTCCCGCATCATCCCTGAAGATCCGCAACAAGTCCTCGCGCTCAATCATGGGTCGAACACCTGGATCTCTGATCAGACGATATACTCTCTTACCCTTATACTTGGATATAGTAATTCCATCGTGGTATACAGGTATCTCCCCTTGGGCATCATGCAATCGAACCAGGTCGGATGGATCTAGTAGATCCCGGAGAGCTTGACGTCCTTCCTATGGCGTAAGGTGAATCGCAAATCAGTCAGTATACAGATTGGGTGCTCATAATCGTCCTGCCATgtcatgtcgatgtcgatgtcaaggaAGTGATCTGAGTGATGTATCAAATATCAGACTTACAGACGACAGGTGTATTGGAAAGCCCAGATCGGTCGATGGCGCTGAACGATGTCCAAGAGGGCAAAATCGCAAGATAGTAGATTCAAGCTCAGTCAGTACAATCCACTACATCAGAGGTGATCCTTCCGCTACTATGACACTCAAACGCAAGATGCAAGACCGTAGTATGCTGGAGTATAAGTACAACTCACCAGTTGTCTTCTCTATAATCCGAGAACCGATTAATCCGTTCTTATACGCCTTACTTCGTTTCAAGGCATAACAGAACGATGACCCCGCTATACCGGCTCCAACCACTAAAATCTGGAATCGGGATCCTGGTGAAATGTCGGGCGTCGCTTGTTCAGTGGGTTGGTCAGGCTGCATGTttttcttctcagcttctcagAGGATATCAATAGGTACTACAGGACCTGAAAAAAAAGTATCTCAGTATCTCATTATCTCAGTCAGTCGTCTTGCCGAGTTCAAGCTATCTGCTGGTACTAAGATGACTTGACAAGTAGTGACCAATTAGCAATTACCAATATCAATTAATCTTGCGTCTTCATGTCAGCTCCGGGCAGGTTGAATCTTCGATCAAGCATCTTAGACACGATGACACAGCGCCGAAATCATGCAAGGCCTGCCTATcgaaaagggggaagatTGAATGAATGGATCGTTCGGCGATCAGGATCAGCCGGATCcatgattgatgaaaggatgaccATTCCAAGTTGATCCTTAACTAAGAATAGCGGaacaaagggaaaggaggaacCGAAACGAGAGAAACCGGATTCGTGGGGTTGAGTTTTGTAAATTTGCATCGCAGTATCTCGTGCAAGCATCAAGCCATCCCATCCGGATAATCAATTTGATCAACTACATCTTGAGCAAGTAGAAATGGTACAATAAGCAAGCAACGAAGCATCGCAAAAGGCAAGAACAGGCAAGAAAAGACGAAAAAGAAACGACCGGCGATATCTATAAGAAAACAACATCGGACCTCCCAGTAAAATCATCGTTTCTGAAACGAAAGGAACCGAAAAGAGAAGTTGTGCACTTGGCGTTGGCTACATACGCTATTACATAtgtctccttccccttcctaCAGGCCTCCAATCAATCACTTTCCCTCCTGTTCTCTGGGCGGTTCTCAGGGGTCTGACCAACGCTCCCAGTTCGGTCGCTCGGGAGGTATCAGGATCAGCGGCGGGGTTGTAGTAATAATGCGGTAATAGAGGATGGCCCGATGCGTCCTAGCAATCGAAGTTCCCTCGTTAGCAAAGCGAATATACGGAAAAAGCCAGAATTGGCAGGATAGACTTACCTTCCCATGTCTCTCGACTTTACCGAACATCTCGTTATTCTCCAAAGCATCTCCGACCCACGCAGACCAGTTCTTCTCGGATCCGTGGTCTTTCAAACTTGGTTGAGACTGTATATCAGATACCATTCACTCACTTACGtcagcatcttctccacGTTCGCACAGGTACGCACACAATAAGTTGGAATCAGAAGGAAAGGCCgaatggactcacctcgagCATGTGCTTGACCAAATCTGGTAAACTCAATTTACTCGATCCTGAAAAGACGACTGTCGAAGCTATGATAGCTTGCAGATCAACCTCGGCGGGCACAGGTAAGATCGGTGAACTCGCTCGACTGGGTGCTTTGACAGTCGCAATCTCGATGAGCTCAGCCTTGACCTGTTTCTccgcttgttcttcttgctgagcttcttcaggttcAGGAAGACACTGCTGTTGCTCTTCGGGTGCAACTTCAGGGAGAGGCGATAATCTAGGTTCGGAAGCTGGTGacaagggcgaagaagctctggaTAATCTATCCTCGGCCGTTTCTGcttctttttccttttccAGTGCTAAATTCAGTGAAAGTGCTGGAATTCGGATTTGAGGGGAATTAGTCTCGACGTGTGACTCCGGCTCAAGATCGGACAGCTCTTCGTCGTCTGATTCCATGGGCACGACAGGTGGACTTGACGGAGGCATTGAGCTCGCGAGATGCTGTAGTTCTTGTCTTTGACTGACCGGACTTGACGAGAACAGCCTCTCGTTGTCCTGACGTTCAGAGTCATCGGCATGGAGAACGCTGACAGGGCTAGGTATTC is a window from the Kwoniella dejecticola CBS 10117 chromosome 8, complete sequence genome containing:
- a CDS encoding biotin synthase — encoded protein: MTGLAAKALRPTVIAPLVRGTRGHAVAVDPPYLPPTPSQQATQSRPRYVDGDVRHDWRRSEIQKIFDAPLMESIYRAATVHRMHQDASRVQLCTLMNIKTGGCTEDCKYCSQSSSYKTPTKASRLVDIDPVIKAAREAKANGSTRFCMGAAWRDLAGRKSGFEKILKMITEVRGMGMEVCTTLGMLSPEQARRLKEAGLSAYNHNLDTSREFYPEVITSRTYDERLATIEAVREAGISVCSGGILGLGEQDEDRVGLIHEVSRLPQHPESFPVNTLVPIEGTPLEKNDPVKVHTVLRTIATARIVMPKTIIRLAAGRHTFSETEQAMAFMAGANAIFTGEKMLTTPCSGWDEDKAMLGRWGLRGQRSFEDAESVATPMMTKEQQALHGVSY